One segment of Ziziphus jujuba cultivar Dongzao chromosome 12, ASM3175591v1 DNA contains the following:
- the LOC132800281 gene encoding cytochrome P450 CYP749A22-like isoform X1, producing MRALGNLAITFSSFLGLLSLWIIIKIIYKLWWRPTRVQKLMRSRGIKGPSYRFIHGNTKEILSMKNKAMEKPMSLSHNIFSRVQPHIDSWIKIYGKNYLQWYGTEAQLVVTEPELIKEILNNKGDAFPKFEIHPVLKKIIGDGLVSSVGEKWARHRKLSNHAFHGESLKGMSSAMITSVEIMLQRWKSYEGKEIEMYEEFRLLTSDVISRTAFGNDYERGQNIFEMLVRLAELVSDNIYKLRFPGISKFFKTDYQIELDIIDSKARNNIIEMIKEKERKMMTGKEDNSGSDFLELLLKAHHDADDSQRISINTMIDECKNFYFAGQEPTNSLLAWVVLLLAIHTDWQEELRKEVLTLFGKQNPNPDSFAKLKKMGMVLNETLRLYPPAITVKRKVEREVRVGEYILPGNLNLFISALPVHHDPEIWGEDVHEFKPERFSEGVAGATKNNPAAFFPFGIGPRNCVGSNFAILESKLALCMMLQRYSFTLSPTYVHMPYHLITTRPRHGIQVILQPL from the exons atgagaGCTCTGGGAAATCTTGCAATAACTTTCTCAAGCTTTCTGGGTCTGCTTTCTCTGTGGattatcatcaaaataatttacaaactaTGGTGGCGTCCTACTCGCGTGCAGAAGTTGATGCGTTCACGAGGAATCAAAGGCCCTTCTTATAGATTCATCCATGGAAACACCAAAGAAATTCTGAGCATGAAAAACAAAGCTATGGAAAAACCCATGAGTTTATCACACAACATATTTTCCAGAGTCCAGCCTCATATTGATTCCTGGATCAAAATATACG GAAAAAATTATCTACAATGGTATGGAACTGAAGCTCAGCTGGTTGTTACAGAACCAGAGTTGATCAAAGAGATACTCAATAATAAAGGTGACGCTTTTCCAAAATTCGAGATACATCCTGTGCTTAAGAAGATAATAGGAGATGGTCTTGTGAGCAGTGTAGGTGAGAAATGGGCAAGACACAGAAAACTGTCCAATCATGCCTTTCATGGAGAGAGTTTGAAA GGTATGAGTTCTGCAATGATCACTAGTGTCGAGATTATGCTACAAAGGTGGAAATCATACGAAGGTAAAGAGATTGAAATGTATGAAGAATTCAGACTGTTGACTTCTGATGTGATTTCTAGAACAGCATTTGGTAATGATTATGAAAGAGGACAGAACATTTTTGAGATGCTGGTGAGGTTGGCCGAGTTAGTATCCGATAATATTTACAAACTTAGGTTTCCTGGCATCAG CAAATTCTTTAAAACTGATTATCAGATTGAGCTAGACATAATTGATTCAAAAGCGCGAAACAACATTATAGAGATgatcaaggaaaaagaaaggaagatgaTGACTGGAAAAGAAGACAATTCTGGGAGTGATTTCCTTGAATTACTTCTAAAGGCTCACCATGATGCCGACGACAGCCAAAGGATTTCAATAAACACTATGATTGATGAGtgcaaaaatttttattttgctggCCAAGAACCCACTAATTCTTTACTTGCTTGGGTTGTCTTACTTTTAGCAATCCACACAGATTGGCAAGAAGAACTTAGAAAGGAAGTGCTCACTTTATTTGGGAAACAAAATCCAAATCCAGATAGCTTTGCCAAACTGAAAAAG ATGGGCATGGTTTTGAATGAAACTCTAAGATTATATCCTCCTGCAATTACTGtaaaaagaaaagttgaaaGGGAAGTCAGAGTGGGAGAGTATATTCTTCCtggtaatttgaatttatttatctcAGCTTTACCAGTTCACCATGATCCTGAAATCTGGGGAGAAGATGTGCATGAATTCAAACCGGAGAGATTCTCAGAAGGGGTTGCGGGAGCTACTAAGAACAACCCAGCTGCATTTTTCCCATTTGGAATCGGACCACGAAATtgtgtaggatccaactttgcCATCCTTGAATCAAAGCTCGCTCTTTGCATGATGCTTCAACGCTACAGCTTCACTCTTTCTCCAACCTATGTCCACATGCCCTATCATCTTATTACTACTCGTCCACGCCATGGAATTCAAGTAATACTGCAACCACTCTGA
- the LOC132800281 gene encoding cytochrome P450 CYP749A22-like isoform X2: MRALGNLAITFSSFLGLLSLWIIIKIIYKLWWRPTRVQKLMRSRGIKGPSYRFIHGNTKEILSMKNKAMEKPMSLSHNIFSRVQPHIDSWIKIYEPELIKEILNNKGDAFPKFEIHPVLKKIIGDGLVSSVGEKWARHRKLSNHAFHGESLKGMSSAMITSVEIMLQRWKSYEGKEIEMYEEFRLLTSDVISRTAFGNDYERGQNIFEMLVRLAELVSDNIYKLRFPGISKFFKTDYQIELDIIDSKARNNIIEMIKEKERKMMTGKEDNSGSDFLELLLKAHHDADDSQRISINTMIDECKNFYFAGQEPTNSLLAWVVLLLAIHTDWQEELRKEVLTLFGKQNPNPDSFAKLKKMGMVLNETLRLYPPAITVKRKVEREVRVGEYILPGNLNLFISALPVHHDPEIWGEDVHEFKPERFSEGVAGATKNNPAAFFPFGIGPRNCVGSNFAILESKLALCMMLQRYSFTLSPTYVHMPYHLITTRPRHGIQVILQPL; encoded by the exons atgagaGCTCTGGGAAATCTTGCAATAACTTTCTCAAGCTTTCTGGGTCTGCTTTCTCTGTGGattatcatcaaaataatttacaaactaTGGTGGCGTCCTACTCGCGTGCAGAAGTTGATGCGTTCACGAGGAATCAAAGGCCCTTCTTATAGATTCATCCATGGAAACACCAAAGAAATTCTGAGCATGAAAAACAAAGCTATGGAAAAACCCATGAGTTTATCACACAACATATTTTCCAGAGTCCAGCCTCATATTGATTCCTGGATCAAAATATACG AACCAGAGTTGATCAAAGAGATACTCAATAATAAAGGTGACGCTTTTCCAAAATTCGAGATACATCCTGTGCTTAAGAAGATAATAGGAGATGGTCTTGTGAGCAGTGTAGGTGAGAAATGGGCAAGACACAGAAAACTGTCCAATCATGCCTTTCATGGAGAGAGTTTGAAA GGTATGAGTTCTGCAATGATCACTAGTGTCGAGATTATGCTACAAAGGTGGAAATCATACGAAGGTAAAGAGATTGAAATGTATGAAGAATTCAGACTGTTGACTTCTGATGTGATTTCTAGAACAGCATTTGGTAATGATTATGAAAGAGGACAGAACATTTTTGAGATGCTGGTGAGGTTGGCCGAGTTAGTATCCGATAATATTTACAAACTTAGGTTTCCTGGCATCAG CAAATTCTTTAAAACTGATTATCAGATTGAGCTAGACATAATTGATTCAAAAGCGCGAAACAACATTATAGAGATgatcaaggaaaaagaaaggaagatgaTGACTGGAAAAGAAGACAATTCTGGGAGTGATTTCCTTGAATTACTTCTAAAGGCTCACCATGATGCCGACGACAGCCAAAGGATTTCAATAAACACTATGATTGATGAGtgcaaaaatttttattttgctggCCAAGAACCCACTAATTCTTTACTTGCTTGGGTTGTCTTACTTTTAGCAATCCACACAGATTGGCAAGAAGAACTTAGAAAGGAAGTGCTCACTTTATTTGGGAAACAAAATCCAAATCCAGATAGCTTTGCCAAACTGAAAAAG ATGGGCATGGTTTTGAATGAAACTCTAAGATTATATCCTCCTGCAATTACTGtaaaaagaaaagttgaaaGGGAAGTCAGAGTGGGAGAGTATATTCTTCCtggtaatttgaatttatttatctcAGCTTTACCAGTTCACCATGATCCTGAAATCTGGGGAGAAGATGTGCATGAATTCAAACCGGAGAGATTCTCAGAAGGGGTTGCGGGAGCTACTAAGAACAACCCAGCTGCATTTTTCCCATTTGGAATCGGACCACGAAATtgtgtaggatccaactttgcCATCCTTGAATCAAAGCTCGCTCTTTGCATGATGCTTCAACGCTACAGCTTCACTCTTTCTCCAACCTATGTCCACATGCCCTATCATCTTATTACTACTCGTCCACGCCATGGAATTCAAGTAATACTGCAACCACTCTGA
- the LOC132800281 gene encoding cytochrome P450 CYP749A22-like isoform X3: MRALGNLAITFSSFLGLLSLWIIIKIIYKLWWRPTRVQKLMRSRGIKGPSYRFIHGNTKEILSMKNKAMEKPMSLSHNIFSRVQPHIDSWIKIYGKNYLQWYGTEAQLVVTEPELIKEILNNKGDAFPKFEIHPVLKKIIGDGLVSSVGEKWARHRKLSNHAFHGESLKGMSSAMITSVEIMLQRWKSYEGKEIEMYEEFRLLTSDVISRTAFGNDYERGQNIFEMLVRLAELVSDNIYKLRFPGISKFFKTDYQIELDIIDSKARNNIIEMIKEKERKMMTGKEDNSGSDFLELLLKAHHDADDSQRISINTMIDECKNFYFAGQEPTNSLLAWVVLLLAIHTDWQEELRKEVLTLFGKQNPNPDSFAKLKKLYQFTMILKSGEKMCMNSNRRDSQKGLRELLRTTQLHFSHLESDHEIV, translated from the exons atgagaGCTCTGGGAAATCTTGCAATAACTTTCTCAAGCTTTCTGGGTCTGCTTTCTCTGTGGattatcatcaaaataatttacaaactaTGGTGGCGTCCTACTCGCGTGCAGAAGTTGATGCGTTCACGAGGAATCAAAGGCCCTTCTTATAGATTCATCCATGGAAACACCAAAGAAATTCTGAGCATGAAAAACAAAGCTATGGAAAAACCCATGAGTTTATCACACAACATATTTTCCAGAGTCCAGCCTCATATTGATTCCTGGATCAAAATATACG GAAAAAATTATCTACAATGGTATGGAACTGAAGCTCAGCTGGTTGTTACAGAACCAGAGTTGATCAAAGAGATACTCAATAATAAAGGTGACGCTTTTCCAAAATTCGAGATACATCCTGTGCTTAAGAAGATAATAGGAGATGGTCTTGTGAGCAGTGTAGGTGAGAAATGGGCAAGACACAGAAAACTGTCCAATCATGCCTTTCATGGAGAGAGTTTGAAA GGTATGAGTTCTGCAATGATCACTAGTGTCGAGATTATGCTACAAAGGTGGAAATCATACGAAGGTAAAGAGATTGAAATGTATGAAGAATTCAGACTGTTGACTTCTGATGTGATTTCTAGAACAGCATTTGGTAATGATTATGAAAGAGGACAGAACATTTTTGAGATGCTGGTGAGGTTGGCCGAGTTAGTATCCGATAATATTTACAAACTTAGGTTTCCTGGCATCAG CAAATTCTTTAAAACTGATTATCAGATTGAGCTAGACATAATTGATTCAAAAGCGCGAAACAACATTATAGAGATgatcaaggaaaaagaaaggaagatgaTGACTGGAAAAGAAGACAATTCTGGGAGTGATTTCCTTGAATTACTTCTAAAGGCTCACCATGATGCCGACGACAGCCAAAGGATTTCAATAAACACTATGATTGATGAGtgcaaaaatttttattttgctggCCAAGAACCCACTAATTCTTTACTTGCTTGGGTTGTCTTACTTTTAGCAATCCACACAGATTGGCAAGAAGAACTTAGAAAGGAAGTGCTCACTTTATTTGGGAAACAAAATCCAAATCCAGATAGCTTTGCCAAACTGAAAAAG CTTTACCAGTTCACCATGATCCTGAAATCTGGGGAGAAGATGTGCATGAATTCAAACCGGAGAGATTCTCAGAAGGGGTTGCGGGAGCTACTAAGAACAACCCAGCTGCATTTTTCCCATTTGGAATCGGACCACGAAATtgtgtag